The following are from one region of the Parcubacteria group bacterium genome:
- the dprA gene encoding DNA-processing protein DprA has translation MKYLHALNKIEGVGTQRLKLLLAEFGTAQNAWQASLSDLQKALGGDILPERIFFEKQRIDPDAEWEQVEKSNIQVIDFLSPSYPKLLKEIHSPPYLIYTRGNLVFDSTPAIAIVGSRKFSNYGEQLASTFARDLAKAGFVIVSGLALGIDAISHRSTLEARGKTIAVLGGGIDNETIYPRANYNLAQEIISSGGIVMSDYLPGTPATAATFPARNRIIAGLALGTLVVEAGEKSGTLITAKMALESNREVFSIPGSIFSPTSIGTNNLIKSGAKMVTCVQDILEEFDLSQSLTETKQATLKLPENKEEEILLTILSDVPLHIDNIAKQSKLSVSAISATLMMMEIKGWVKNLGGQNYILL, from the coding sequence ATGAAATATCTCCATGCATTGAATAAAATTGAAGGCGTCGGAACACAAAGACTAAAATTACTCCTGGCTGAATTTGGCACAGCCCAGAATGCTTGGCAGGCCAGTCTTTCCGATTTGCAAAAAGCGCTGGGCGGAGATATCTTGCCGGAACGGATTTTTTTTGAAAAACAAAGAATTGATCCGGACGCGGAATGGGAGCAAGTGGAAAAATCCAACATTCAGGTGATCGATTTTTTGAGTCCAAGCTATCCCAAACTGCTCAAAGAAATCCACAGCCCGCCCTATCTCATTTATACTCGGGGAAATTTAGTTTTTGATTCCACGCCCGCCATTGCTATTGTCGGCTCACGAAAATTTTCTAATTATGGCGAACAACTGGCTAGCACCTTTGCTCGTGATTTGGCAAAAGCCGGTTTTGTCATCGTAAGCGGTCTCGCGCTGGGTATCGATGCCATTTCACATCGCAGCACGCTAGAAGCGAGAGGCAAAACGATTGCGGTTCTTGGCGGAGGGATTGACAATGAAACCATCTATCCGCGCGCTAATTATAATCTCGCTCAAGAAATCATCTCCAGTGGCGGAATCGTCATGAGCGATTATCTACCAGGCACGCCCGCTACCGCCGCAACTTTTCCCGCCAGAAACAGAATTATTGCTGGTCTCGCACTTGGCACGCTTGTCGTGGAAGCTGGAGAAAAAAGTGGAACATTGATTACAGCTAAAATGGCACTGGAAAGCAACCGCGAAGTTTTTTCCATCCCCGGTTCAATTTTCTCCCCCACTTCCATCGGCACCAACAACCTCATTAAATCCGGCGCCAAAATGGTCACTTGCGTGCAAGATATCCTGGAAGAATTCGATCTTTCGCAGAGCCTGACAGAAACAAAACAAGCCACACTCAAATTGCCGGAAAACAAAGAAGAAGAAATTCTCCTCACAATCCTATCTGACGTGCCGCTCCACATCGACAATATTGCCAAGCAATCAAAACTCTCAGTATCAGCAATTTCAGCCACACTAATGATGATGGAAATCAAAGGCTGGGTAAAAAATCTCGGCGGGCAGAATTATATTCTTTTGTAA
- the topA gene encoding type I DNA topoisomerase, with protein sequence MKLIIVESPTKAKTITKFLDKSYTVKSSYGHIRDLPVKEMGIDIEHDFAPQYVIPNKVADRVDELKKLAKKAESVILATDEDREGEAISWHLATALELDKHFKGEKIARIVFHEITKTAIEKALATPREIDLNLVDAQQARRILDRLVGYELSPFLWKKIRRGLSAGRVQSMALRIIVEREKEIDKFKAENYWKINLTLKTKSGGKDSEFPAELVKKNEEKIEAVTTLKLFAGDYKIKKTILTKEKGALDIIADLEKCDYQVEALTKRETTKTPPPPFTTSTLQQSAISSLGYSSKQTMTLAQKLYEQGFITYMRTDSLNLSLESLLSAQKTIHKLFGKDFALKSPRYFKNKSKGAQEAHEAIRPAYPEKTPEELKSKLEPGQYKLYRLIWNRMIASQMECAVFNSVKVDISAKSKASKNVYALSASGSTLTFEGYLKVYADKKSATTDTLLPPMEKGDALELASATSEGKTTTQPPRYNEATLVKVLEENGIGRPSTYAPTISTIIDRKYIDKNEEKRLFPEEIGTLVSDLLVAHFPQIVDMTFTATLEKDFDEIAEGAKKWVPVIREFYEPFHKNLQTKTKEVKKEEFQEKLDKSCPDCGGDLIMKFGRFGKFIACSNYPNCRYTEKTGAEKKIEEEFSGEICEKCGAKMAVKRGKFGVFLGCSNYPTCKNIKRIENKTGVKCPKCKVGDIVERKSKKGRAFFGCSTYPACDFSLWNKPTGEVCPTCGSLLVFAAKGKTKCSNKECNFEK encoded by the coding sequence ATGAAACTGATTATTGTTGAGTCGCCGACCAAGGCTAAAACTATCACTAAATTTCTTGATAAAAGTTACACGGTCAAATCCAGCTATGGCCACATCCGCGATTTGCCGGTGAAAGAAATGGGCATTGATATCGAGCACGATTTTGCCCCGCAATATGTCATTCCCAACAAAGTCGCTGATCGCGTCGATGAGTTGAAAAAGCTGGCCAAAAAAGCCGAAAGTGTGATTCTGGCAACTGACGAAGACCGCGAAGGAGAAGCTATTTCTTGGCACCTTGCCACGGCCTTGGAACTGGACAAGCATTTCAAGGGTGAAAAAATTGCCCGCATCGTCTTTCATGAAATCACCAAAACCGCCATTGAAAAAGCGCTCGCCACACCACGTGAGATAGATTTAAACTTAGTCGATGCCCAACAGGCCCGGCGCATCCTTGATCGCCTGGTTGGTTATGAGCTCTCGCCTTTTCTTTGGAAAAAAATCCGCCGCGGACTGTCCGCCGGCCGCGTCCAATCGATGGCGCTGCGCATCATTGTCGAACGAGAAAAAGAAATCGATAAATTTAAAGCGGAAAATTATTGGAAAATAAATCTGACTTTGAAAACTAAGTCTGGCGGAAAGGATTCCGAATTCCCGGCCGAGTTGGTCAAAAAAAATGAAGAAAAGATTGAGGCCGTCACCACGCTGAAATTGTTCGCCGGTGATTATAAGATCAAAAAAACAATTCTCACGAAAGAAAAAGGCGCCCTAGATATTATCGCTGATCTAGAAAAATGTGACTACCAAGTTGAGGCACTGACCAAACGAGAAACAACCAAAACTCCGCCACCACCTTTCACAACATCCACCTTGCAACAATCCGCTATTAGTAGTCTTGGTTACAGCTCCAAACAAACGATGACCTTAGCGCAAAAACTCTACGAGCAGGGCTTCATCACCTATATGCGTACAGACAGTCTCAATCTTTCCTTGGAGTCATTGCTCTCTGCTCAAAAAACGATCCATAAATTGTTCGGTAAAGATTTTGCGCTCAAAAGTCCGCGCTATTTCAAAAATAAATCCAAAGGCGCACAAGAAGCCCACGAAGCCATTCGCCCGGCTTATCCGGAAAAAACGCCCGAAGAACTCAAGTCTAAACTCGAGCCAGGACAGTATAAACTATATAGACTGATCTGGAACCGAATGATCGCTTCCCAGATGGAATGCGCCGTTTTCAACTCTGTCAAAGTCGATATTTCCGCTAAAAGTAAAGCCAGCAAAAATGTCTATGCGCTGAGCGCCAGCGGATCGACCTTGACTTTTGAGGGCTATCTGAAAGTCTATGCCGATAAAAAATCGGCGACAACCGACACGCTTTTGCCTCCAATGGAAAAAGGCGACGCACTGGAGCTGGCATCTGCCACATCCGAAGGCAAAACAACCACCCAACCTCCACGCTACAATGAGGCAACGCTTGTGAAAGTGCTGGAAGAAAATGGCATCGGCCGACCATCTACCTATGCGCCAACCATCTCCACAATCATTGATAGAAAATATATCGATAAAAACGAAGAGAAGCGACTCTTTCCAGAAGAAATCGGCACATTAGTCAGCGATCTTCTAGTCGCCCACTTTCCTCAAATCGTCGACATGACTTTCACCGCCACACTTGAAAAAGATTTCGACGAAATCGCCGAGGGCGCCAAAAAATGGGTGCCGGTCATCAGGGAATTCTATGAACCGTTCCATAAAAATCTCCAAACCAAAACTAAGGAAGTGAAAAAAGAAGAGTTTCAAGAAAAGCTGGACAAGAGTTGCCCGGATTGCGGCGGAGATCTGATCATGAAATTTGGCCGCTTCGGAAAATTTATCGCTTGTTCCAATTATCCCAATTGCCGTTACACAGAAAAAACTGGGGCGGAAAAAAAGATTGAGGAAGAATTTTCCGGAGAGATCTGTGAAAAATGCGGCGCTAAGATGGCAGTGAAACGGGGAAAATTCGGTGTCTTTCTAGGTTGTTCCAACTATCCGACTTGCAAAAATATCAAACGGATTGAAAACAAAACCGGCGTCAAATGCCCCAAATGCAAGGTTGGCGATATCGTCGAACGCAAATCCAAAAAAGGCCGTGCCTTTTTCGGCTGCAGCACCTACCCGGCATGCGATTTCTCCCTTTGGAACAAACCGACCGGAGAAGTTTGTCCTACCTGTGGATCACTCTTAGTTTTCGCCGCCAAAGGCAAAACCAAATGTTCCAACAAGGAATGTAATTTTGAGAAATAG
- a CDS encoding RelA/SpoT family protein — protein sequence MSIEAKITIEDVLRNVKFNLEFKKEALIRSAYAVAEKAHLGQKRKSGKDDYIQHPLHTALNLARIGLGSKTIAAGLLHDVPEDTTVTLKELELKFGKEIACMVDGVTKLGKIKLRGAKEDNYLENLRKMFLAMASDIRVVLIKLADRLHNMETLEYLPPEKQQRIALETMEVFAPIANRLGIGEIKVRLEDLSFKYLDPENFAATEKLVMAEYGQRKKFIDKMVIELKKELTKEGINVLEIFGRTKHIYSLYQKLKRHDMDISKVYDLLGIRIIVSELANCYETLGIVHKKYRPLVGRIKDYVSLPKPNGYQSIHTTIFGPEGIFLEVQIRTKKMDDEAEFGIASHWIYSEKKRKLKNFFMKSKYAVPDEELAWVNQLREWQNDLGKDDAEFMESLKIDFFKNHIFAFTPQGDIIDLPEDATPIDFAYRIHGEVGNRANGAKANGKMVTLDYKIQNGEVIEILTTRDQKNPSRDWLKFVRTSLAKSQIKKYLKKEGLL from the coding sequence ATGTCTATCGAAGCAAAAATTACCATTGAAGATGTCCTGCGTAACGTCAAGTTCAATCTGGAATTCAAAAAAGAAGCTCTGATCCGCAGTGCTTATGCTGTCGCGGAGAAAGCCCACTTGGGCCAAAAACGCAAATCCGGCAAAGACGACTATATCCAGCATCCTTTGCATACCGCGCTCAATCTGGCGCGTATCGGCTTGGGTTCCAAAACGATTGCCGCGGGACTTTTGCATGATGTGCCGGAAGATACAACTGTCACGCTCAAGGAGCTGGAACTAAAATTTGGCAAAGAAATTGCCTGCATGGTTGATGGTGTCACTAAACTGGGTAAGATAAAATTGCGCGGAGCGAAAGAAGATAATTATTTGGAAAATCTGCGCAAGATGTTTTTGGCCATGGCCTCAGACATCCGCGTCGTTCTCATCAAATTAGCCGACCGTCTGCACAATATGGAAACGCTAGAATATCTTCCGCCTGAAAAACAACAGCGCATCGCGCTGGAAACGATGGAAGTTTTTGCCCCGATCGCTAATCGCCTGGGAATCGGAGAGATCAAGGTTCGCTTGGAAGATTTATCGTTCAAATATCTCGATCCGGAAAATTTCGCCGCGACGGAAAAATTAGTCATGGCGGAATATGGCCAAAGAAAAAAATTCATCGACAAGATGGTCATTGAACTGAAAAAGGAATTGACCAAGGAAGGGATCAACGTGCTGGAAATTTTCGGACGCACCAAGCACATCTACAGCCTCTACCAGAAATTAAAACGCCACGATATGGACATCAGCAAGGTCTATGACCTCCTGGGCATCCGCATCATTGTGTCAGAACTGGCCAACTGTTATGAAACGCTCGGCATCGTGCACAAAAAATATCGTCCACTGGTCGGCCGAATTAAGGACTACGTCTCACTGCCTAAACCCAATGGCTACCAATCGATCCACACCACGATTTTTGGACCAGAAGGCATCTTTCTGGAAGTCCAGATCCGCACCAAAAAAATGGACGACGAGGCGGAATTTGGCATTGCCTCGCACTGGATCTATTCGGAGAAAAAAAGAAAACTGAAAAATTTCTTTATGAAAAGTAAATATGCCGTGCCGGACGAAGAATTAGCCTGGGTCAATCAGTTGCGCGAATGGCAAAATGATCTTGGCAAGGATGACGCCGAGTTCATGGAAAGTCTCAAGATTGATTTTTTCAAAAATCATATTTTTGCGTTCACTCCGCAGGGAGATATAATCGACCTGCCGGAAGATGCCACGCCGATCGATTTCGCCTACCGCATCCACGGCGAAGTCGGCAACCGCGCGAATGGCGCCAAAGCCAATGGCAAGATGGTTACTTTGGATTATAAAATCCAAAACGGCGAAGTGATCGAGATTCTCACCACCCGAGATCAAAAAAACCCCAGCCGCGACTGGCTGAAGTTTGTCCGCACGTCTCTGGCAAAAAGTCAGATTAAGAAATATTTGAAGAAAGAAGGGTTGTTATAA